The Borrelia puertoricensis genome has a segment encoding these proteins:
- a CDS encoding DUF787 family protein, translating into MPQDTISVNLINNKVHNTTINYYSPLLVYKTLKINVNKDSANYKVLNLTINNYEKQIEALEKENGNGQDEFTKEKELLKNAMSDFFNSPSVALKSAMLFIYKDKPETIKTYLKTHRHSFVVLINTYDKDNNGDDGLVVYKDDYLKFKMPDTFFIFSTKESEIKEIFKDKSYLEKTNNIAIYSNKRDNLHLKFISRYLYEACMFHSVNPYGMNLAARPLVDDEVITKLRGANINFYAYLNETGLERVSAFKEGVDLAGNPIDQLFTYQYIKQEAIIELIRVWNINNRQNSKLSRLQLSGAKDNAYTSAIECLLKRYIERGLIVSYSNLNIILSPSPQLKLELTIDITYNYSINSLSFIITTKDITDYLNKLEN; encoded by the coding sequence TTGCCACAAGATACAATTAGTGTAAATCTAATTAATAATAAAGTACATAACACAACAATAAACTATTATTCTCCGTTACTAGTTTATAAAACATTAAAAATTAATGTGAATAAAGATAGTGCAAATTATAAAGTCTTAAATCTTACAATAAATAACTATGAAAAGCAAATAGAAGCATTAGAAAAAGAAAATGGAAATGGACAAGATGAATTTACTAAAGAAAAAGAACTATTAAAGAATGCTATGTCTGATTTCTTTAACTCTCCCAGTGTAGCATTAAAATCTGCTATGCTCTTTATTTATAAAGATAAACCTGAGACTATTAAAACTTATCTTAAAACACACAGACACTCATTTGTTGTTCTAATTAATACTTATGATAAAGATAATAATGGTGATGATGGGCTAGTTGTATACAAAGATGATTACTTGAAATTCAAGATGCCAGATACTTTCTTTATTTTCTCTACTAAAGAGAGTGAAATAAAAGAAATATTTAAAGATAAAAGCTACCTAGAGAAAACAAATAATATAGCTATTTATAGTAATAAGCGAGATAATCTACATCTTAAATTTATAAGTCGATATTTATATGAAGCTTGTATGTTTCACAGTGTAAATCCATATGGCATGAATCTTGCTGCAAGACCACTTGTTGATGATGAAGTAATAACTAAACTTAGAGGTGCAAATATTAATTTCTATGCTTATCTTAACGAAACAGGTCTTGAGAGAGTATCAGCATTTAAAGAAGGAGTTGATCTTGCGGGCAATCCTATTGACCAGTTATTTACTTATCAATATATAAAACAAGAAGCAATAATTGAACTTATTAGAGTTTGGAATATTAATAATAGACAAAATAGTAAATTATCTAGGTTGCAATTATCTGGAGCTAAAGATAATGCATATACATCAGCAATTGAATGCTTACTAAAGAGATATATAGAGAGAGGACTTATTGTAAGCTACTCAAACTTAAATATTATCTTATCACCATCACCACAACTTAAATTAGAACTAACTATTGATATTACTTATAACTACAGTATCAACTCTCTCTCTTTCATTATTACAACCAAAGATATAACTGATTACTTAAATAAACTCGAAAATTAA
- a CDS encoding DUF764 family protein, protein MHIIKILNDFKEYAHAKSENICKVINTYNHPYLLSNITTSEPNIIAFKFTSEDGLLAHNSHYGTFYDNICEFNINFQIFIISLVINSNDYDAYNRMLTLYSLLKEFLHNRVNKYTVKDAHEPDYIKHLNIYIRPTSNMQNTGLITLGTKCSNTAYSSSTNFKAGIQIFERKE, encoded by the coding sequence ATGCATATAATTAAAATACTAAATGACTTTAAAGAATATGCTCATGCTAAAAGTGAAAACATATGTAAGGTTATTAATACATATAATCATCCATATCTACTCTCTAATATAACTACGAGCGAACCTAATATTATTGCATTTAAATTTACATCTGAAGATGGCTTACTTGCTCACAACTCTCATTATGGTACTTTTTATGATAATATTTGTGAGTTTAATATTAACTTCCAAATATTTATTATCTCTCTTGTAATAAATTCAAATGACTATGATGCTTACAATAGAATGTTGACTTTATATAGTTTGCTTAAAGAATTTTTACATAACAGAGTAAATAAATACACAGTTAAGGACGCTCATGAACCTGACTACATAAAACATCTCAATATCTATATACGTCCAACATCTAATATGCAAAATACAGGTCTCATTACTTTGGGAACAAAATGTAGTAACACTGCTTATAGCTCATCAACTAATTTTAAAGCTGGAATCCAAATATTTGAAAGGAAGGAGTAA
- a CDS encoding DUF1506 family protein, translating into MNNLRDRLSQMSQRMIFTYKAPDPLRLYKFETITLDDNSYQRVFNKEDYLELTGIIIDISPQELRMIYDSNLFDLQGLSKLYTSDDIIFNLQDRISIGDNYYEIVSIDSSIGYQTLILKDIVWK; encoded by the coding sequence ATGAATAATCTTAGAGATAGGTTATCACAAATGTCACAACGTATGATATTTACATACAAAGCCCCTGATCCTTTACGTTTATATAAATTTGAAACTATTACACTTGATGATAATTCTTATCAGAGGGTATTTAATAAAGAAGACTACTTAGAATTGACAGGCATTATTATAGATATAAGTCCCCAAGAATTAAGGATGATTTATGACTCAAATTTATTTGACTTACAAGGACTCTCTAAACTTTATACAAGTGATGATATTATCTTCAATCTTCAAGATAGAATTTCTATAGGTGATAATTATTACGAAATAGTAAGTATTGACTCTTCTATTGGTTACCAAACACTAATATTAAAGGATATTGTATGGAAATAG
- a CDS encoding DUF3890 domain-containing protein, whose amino-acid sequence MQQRTAQQEIERQEEELFISRLHSNIISLLGISIEEFSIQSFMMQINLLESILLANGIQSEKLTYNDIFLLTYYHIGCELRKKGIVRELEFERIKREKFNELEIDYHPISDTSQSDSCNKNFCLRFDAYLDKVKRDTTSPSCIGVV is encoded by the coding sequence ATGCAACAGAGAACAGCTCAACAAGAGATAGAGAGACAAGAAGAAGAATTATTTATAAGCAGGCTTCACTCTAATATTATTTCCCTTTTGGGAATAAGCATAGAAGAATTTTCTATTCAAAGCTTTATGATGCAAATTAATCTCTTAGAGTCAATATTATTAGCTAATGGAATACAGTCAGAGAAGCTTACTTATAATGATATCTTCTTGCTTACTTACTATCATATTGGATGTGAACTGAGGAAAAAGGGGATTGTCCGTGAACTTGAATTTGAGAGAATAAAGAGAGAAAAATTCAATGAACTGGAAATTGACTATCACCCTATATCTGATACTAGTCAATCTGACAGTTGTAATAAAAACTTCTGTTTACGATTTGATGCGTATCTAGATAAAGTTAAAAGAGATACTACGTCTCCTTCCTGTATAGGAGTTGTGTAA
- a CDS encoding DUF228 domain-containing protein produces MSETITKLKEEYDKKVKEIQDLMKNPISDAGVFSNKVDFRDKNLHFANQGGTVTSSKDKLENYPVKGYPYKRGVKLVVENPSTSNNNPHYEPHVEVGGENDLYGICSDIDEFTGIATVIPITNNFQGYLVAKQSSGIKRKDKLKFDANGELEKSSSSYSKINAIALSDVIEFGTDKKLCMVHVSVYGNKAKPS; encoded by the coding sequence ATGTCAGAGACTATAACAAAACTTAAAGAAGAATATGATAAAAAGGTAAAAGAGATACAAGACCTAATGAAAAATCCTATTAGTGATGCAGGGGTTTTTAGTAATAAGGTTGATTTTAGGGATAAAAATTTACACTTTGCCAACCAAGGTGGGACTGTAACTAGTAGTAAAGACAAGTTAGAAAATTATCCTGTCAAAGGTTATCCATACAAAAGAGGAGTAAAACTGGTTGTAGAAAATCCAAGTACTTCTAATAACAATCCACACTATGAACCTCATGTGGAAGTAGGTGGTGAGAATGATCTATATGGAATATGCAGTGATATAGATGAGTTTACTGGCATAGCAACAGTAATACCTATTACAAATAATTTTCAAGGGTATTTAGTAGCCAAACAAAGTAGTGGTATAAAAAGAAAAGATAAGCTTAAATTTGATGCAAATGGAGAGCTTGAAAAAAGTAGTTCAAGTTACAGCAAAATTAATGCTATAGCATTGTCAGATGTAATAGAATTTGGTACTGATAAAAAACTTTGTATGGTACATGTTTCTGTTTATGGAAATAAAGCTAAACCAAGTTAA